In a single window of the Agrobacterium vitis genome:
- a CDS encoding DUF1127 domain-containing protein, translating to MNPIRIAKNWISYRRTLSELGGLSNQTLSDIGITRYDIRHIANRSFR from the coding sequence ATGAACCCGATCCGCATTGCAAAAAACTGGATTAGCTATCGCCGCACTCTGTCCGAGCTGGGCGGCCTGTCCAACCAGACCCTGTCCGACATCGGCATCACCCGTTACGACATCCGTCACATTGCAAACCGTTCGTTCCGTTAA
- the cobU gene encoding bifunctional adenosylcobinamide kinase/adenosylcobinamide-phosphate guanylyltransferase: protein MAETISKRVFVLGGARSGKSHFAEQLCAETDLERHYLATGRAWDEEMRARIDQHQQDRGGLWVTHEEPLALVEKLRQIDAPGRVVLVDCLTLWVTNLMMEEGRDMAAEAAVLADLLPRLSASIVLVSNEVGLGIVPENRMARHFRDHAGRLHQLIAASADEVYFVAAGLPLKMKG from the coding sequence ATGGCCGAGACAATTTCGAAACGTGTCTTCGTTCTCGGAGGCGCGCGGTCCGGCAAATCGCATTTTGCCGAACAGCTTTGTGCAGAGACCGACCTGGAGCGTCATTATCTTGCGACCGGGCGGGCCTGGGACGAGGAAATGCGCGCCCGGATCGACCAGCATCAGCAGGATCGTGGCGGCCTTTGGGTGACGCATGAGGAGCCACTGGCGCTGGTGGAAAAGCTTCGCCAAATCGATGCGCCGGGCCGGGTGGTGCTGGTCGATTGCCTGACGCTCTGGGTGACCAATCTGATGATGGAGGAGGGGCGCGACATGGCTGCTGAGGCCGCGGTCCTTGCGGATCTGCTGCCCCGGCTTTCCGCCTCCATCGTGCTTGTTTCCAATGAAGTCGGCCTTGGCATCGTGCCGGAAAACCGCATGGCGCGCCATTTCCGCGACCATGCCGGGCGGCTTCATCAATTGATCGCGGCAAGCGCTGACGAGGTTTATTTCGTCGCGGCTGGCCTGCCCCTGAAAATGAAAGGCTGA
- the cobW gene encoding cobalamin biosynthesis protein CobW: protein MLQQKIPVTVITGFLGAGKTTIIRNMLMNAGGKKIALIINEFGDLGVDGEVLKGCGAETCTEDDIIELTNGCICCTVADDFVPTMQKLLARDVLPDHIVIETSGLALPQPLVAAFNWPDIRTRVTVDGVVTVVDSAAVAAGRFADDHDRIDAQRAADDSLDHESPIEELFEDQLTCADLIVLNKTDLLDAAGLAKVRTDVTARMTRKPTLIEAKNGDVPVMVLLGIGAGSEADIDNRKSHHELEHEALHTSGEAHDHHHDHDEFNSFVVDLPQVREPDRFVDGLKTVIEAHDVLRLKGFVDVPGKPMRLVVQAVGNRIDQYYDRPWASGELRATRLVVIGLHDLDQSAIADAIRAAA, encoded by the coding sequence ATGTTGCAACAGAAAATTCCCGTCACTGTTATCACCGGCTTTCTCGGCGCTGGTAAGACGACGATCATCCGCAATATGCTGATGAATGCGGGTGGTAAGAAAATCGCGTTGATCATTAATGAGTTTGGCGATCTGGGTGTGGATGGCGAGGTGCTGAAAGGTTGCGGCGCCGAGACCTGCACCGAGGACGACATTATCGAACTGACCAATGGCTGTATCTGCTGCACCGTTGCCGATGATTTCGTGCCGACCATGCAAAAGCTCCTGGCACGAGATGTCTTGCCCGACCATATCGTCATCGAGACTTCTGGCCTCGCTCTGCCGCAGCCGCTGGTGGCCGCTTTCAACTGGCCGGATATCCGCACCCGTGTCACCGTTGATGGTGTCGTGACGGTGGTCGATAGCGCCGCTGTCGCCGCTGGCCGGTTTGCCGATGACCACGACCGGATCGATGCCCAGCGCGCCGCTGATGACAGTCTCGATCATGAAAGCCCGATTGAGGAACTGTTCGAGGATCAACTGACCTGCGCCGATCTGATCGTGCTCAACAAGACCGATCTACTCGATGCGGCTGGTCTTGCCAAAGTGCGAACCGATGTGACGGCCCGGATGACCCGCAAGCCGACCTTGATCGAGGCGAAGAATGGCGACGTGCCTGTTATGGTGCTGCTTGGCATCGGTGCCGGGTCGGAAGCCGATATCGACAATCGCAAATCCCATCACGAGTTGGAGCATGAGGCGCTGCATACGAGCGGCGAGGCGCATGACCATCATCACGACCACGACGAATTCAACAGTTTCGTTGTCGATCTGCCGCAGGTGCGCGAGCCGGACCGCTTCGTGGATGGCTTGAAGACCGTGATCGAAGCGCATGACGTGCTGCGGCTGAAAGGCTTCGTCGATGTACCGGGCAAGCCGATGCGGCTGGTGGTGCAGGCGGTCGGTAACCGTATCGATCAATATTATGACCGGCCCTGGGCGTCGGGCGAGCTGCGGGCGACGCGGCTGGTGGTGATCGGCCTGCATGATCTCGACCAATCGGCGATTGCCGATGCCATCCGGGCGGCAGCGTAA
- the cobN gene encoding cobaltochelatase subunit CobN: protein MHLLLAQQGSISDGDDAIDLGQTPGDILFLSAADTELSAIAAALARQAETAPWRLASLMALKHPMSVDTYIERTARHAKLIVVRALGGASYFHYALEALHACAHRHGIKIAVLPGDDKPDAGLEAFSNLDAPDLSALWAYLIEGGDSNASHFVSYAQALLTHASKPQEALPLLKAGLWWPGRGAIDVQAWQTLAGEGPIVALCFYRALVQSGETAPVEAMIEALQAQGLRVLPVFVASLKDAVCVETLRMIFNQAAPDVVVNTTGFAVSVPGTDAPSTVLDEQGAVVLQALFSSSPRSVWDASMQGLSARDLAMNVALPEVDGRVLTRAVSFKSAARYDARVETTLVSHAPEPGRTAFVASLAANWARLRHTSAPDRQVALIMANYPNRDGRLGNGVGLDTPAASLEVLKALKAEGYDTGMLPTSSDALMATMMAGVTNAAVKGRVIRETLLLADYQRFFASLPDKIRQEISDRWGEPQADPFFAGDGFALPLLRFGKVMLGIQPARGYNIDPKDSYHSPDLVPPHGYFAFYAFLRQSFGVQAIIHMGKHGNLEWLPGKALALSESCYPEALLGPVPHLYPFIVNDPGEGTQAKRRASAVIIDHLTPPLTRAESYGPLKDLEALVDEYYQAMGGDPRRVTLLKTQILDLVADIGLDEDAGIAGGEAEEVKLTKLDAYLCDLKEMQIRDGLHIFGQAPEGRLLTDLVVALARVPRGQGQSQGGQGGDASLHRSIAMDALGGLAGFDPLDCVFSDSWDGPQPDLLRNVTLAPWRTKGDTVERIELLAADMVSGRLACPEGWQNTSAVLDEVEARLKPRVVKSGPAEIAGLLKGLSGRFVAPGPSGAPTRGRPDVLPTGRNFYSVDSRAVPTPAAYQLGQKSAELLVARYVQDHGEWPVSFGITAWGTSNMRTGGDDIAQALALIGVKPLWDNASRRVTGYEIIPQAILGRPRVDVTLRISGFFRDAFPEQIALFDKAVRAVGALNEDAADNPIAARIKAETVLFQQQGLDEKTASRRAGYRVFGSKPGAYGAGLQALIDEKGWERRADLAEAYLIWGAYAYGAGEEGRAERGLFEERLQGVQAVVQNQDNREHDLLDSDDYYQFEGGMTAAVEQLSGRRPTVYHNDHSRPEKPVIRTLEEEIGRVVRARVVNPKWIEGVMRHGYKGAFEIAATVDYLFAFAATTGAVRQPHFEAVYRAFIGDDRVRAFMADKNPAALKEMSQRLLEAIERGLWTPRSNSARYHLSQISDAQILQTIQLENAL from the coding sequence ATGCATCTTCTGCTTGCCCAGCAAGGCTCGATCAGCGACGGGGATGATGCGATAGACCTCGGCCAGACGCCGGGGGATATCCTGTTTCTGTCCGCCGCCGATACCGAGCTATCCGCCATCGCGGCGGCGCTGGCGCGGCAGGCCGAGACCGCGCCATGGCGGCTGGCCAGCCTGATGGCGCTGAAACATCCGATGTCGGTCGATACCTATATCGAGCGCACGGCCCGCCATGCGAAACTGATCGTTGTCAGGGCGCTGGGTGGGGCCAGTTATTTCCATTATGCGCTGGAAGCGCTGCACGCCTGCGCCCATCGTCATGGGATCAAAATTGCCGTTCTGCCCGGCGACGACAAGCCGGATGCCGGGCTGGAGGCTTTTTCAAATCTGGATGCCCCGGATCTATCGGCGCTTTGGGCCTATCTGATCGAAGGCGGCGATAGCAATGCCAGCCATTTCGTGTCCTATGCGCAGGCGCTGCTGACCCATGCATCAAAGCCACAAGAGGCCTTGCCGCTGCTGAAGGCCGGGCTGTGGTGGCCGGGCCGGGGGGCGATTGACGTTCAGGCATGGCAGACGCTTGCAGGGGAAGGGCCGATTGTAGCCCTCTGCTTTTACCGCGCCCTTGTCCAGAGCGGCGAGACCGCGCCGGTTGAGGCGATGATTGAGGCGTTGCAAGCGCAGGGCCTGCGGGTCTTGCCGGTGTTTGTCGCCAGTCTGAAGGATGCCGTTTGCGTTGAAACCCTGCGGATGATTTTTAACCAGGCCGCACCGGATGTGGTGGTCAACACGACAGGCTTTGCCGTTTCTGTTCCGGGCACTGATGCACCCTCGACCGTGCTGGACGAGCAGGGCGCGGTGGTGTTGCAGGCGCTGTTTTCCTCATCGCCACGCTCCGTTTGGGACGCCTCGATGCAAGGGCTGAGCGCCCGTGATCTCGCTATGAATGTTGCGCTGCCGGAGGTGGACGGGCGGGTGCTGACCCGGGCCGTTTCCTTCAAATCCGCGGCTCGCTACGATGCGCGGGTGGAAACCACGCTGGTCAGCCATGCGCCGGAGCCGGGTCGCACAGCCTTCGTCGCCAGCCTGGCCGCCAATTGGGCGCGGCTGAGGCATACATCTGCGCCTGACCGGCAAGTCGCCCTGATCATGGCCAATTATCCCAACCGGGATGGACGCCTTGGTAATGGCGTCGGGCTGGATACGCCTGCTGCCAGTCTTGAAGTGTTGAAGGCCCTGAAGGCCGAAGGCTATGACACCGGCATGCTACCCACTAGCTCGGATGCGCTGATGGCGACAATGATGGCCGGTGTCACCAATGCGGCGGTGAAGGGCAGGGTGATCCGCGAGACCCTGCTGCTGGCCGATTACCAGCGGTTTTTCGCGAGCCTGCCTGACAAGATCAGGCAGGAGATCAGTGACAGATGGGGGGAGCCGCAGGCCGATCCGTTTTTTGCCGGGGATGGTTTCGCGTTGCCGCTGCTGCGGTTCGGCAAGGTAATGCTCGGCATCCAACCGGCGCGGGGCTATAATATCGATCCGAAGGACAGCTATCATTCGCCGGATCTGGTGCCGCCGCATGGCTATTTCGCCTTCTACGCATTTTTGCGCCAGAGTTTCGGTGTGCAGGCCATCATTCATATGGGCAAGCACGGCAATCTGGAATGGCTGCCGGGCAAGGCGCTGGCGCTGAGTGAGAGCTGTTATCCTGAAGCGCTGCTGGGTCCGGTGCCGCATCTCTACCCCTTCATCGTCAACGATCCCGGCGAAGGCACGCAGGCCAAGCGCCGGGCCAGCGCCGTCATTATCGATCACCTGACCCCGCCGCTGACCAGGGCGGAAAGCTATGGTCCGCTGAAGGATCTGGAAGCGCTGGTGGATGAATATTATCAGGCGATGGGCGGTGATCCGCGCCGGGTTACCCTGTTGAAAACCCAGATCCTCGATCTGGTCGCCGATATCGGTCTGGATGAGGACGCAGGCATTGCCGGTGGTGAGGCGGAGGAGGTCAAGCTGACCAAGCTCGACGCCTATCTCTGCGACCTCAAGGAAATGCAGATCCGCGATGGCCTGCATATTTTCGGGCAGGCACCGGAAGGCCGGTTGCTGACAGACCTGGTCGTGGCCTTGGCGCGGGTGCCGCGTGGACAAGGGCAGAGCCAAGGGGGCCAAGGCGGCGATGCCAGTCTGCACCGGTCGATTGCCATGGATGCGCTTGGCGGATTGGCTGGGTTCGACCCTCTGGACTGTGTGTTTTCCGATAGCTGGGACGGGCCGCAACCCGACCTTCTGAGAAACGTCACACTAGCCCCCTGGCGCACCAAGGGCGATACGGTTGAGCGGATCGAATTGCTAGCAGCAGACATGGTGTCGGGCAGGCTTGCCTGTCCCGAAGGCTGGCAAAACACAAGCGCTGTTCTCGATGAGGTTGAAGCCCGGCTGAAGCCGAGAGTGGTCAAATCCGGCCCAGCCGAAATTGCCGGACTGCTCAAAGGACTGTCCGGCCGCTTCGTCGCCCCTGGCCCGTCCGGTGCGCCAACGCGCGGGCGACCGGATGTGCTGCCGACAGGCCGTAATTTCTACTCCGTCGATAGCCGCGCCGTGCCGACACCCGCCGCTTACCAACTCGGTCAGAAATCCGCCGAACTGCTGGTTGCCCGCTATGTGCAGGATCATGGCGAATGGCCGGTGTCCTTCGGTATCACTGCCTGGGGCACCAGCAATATGCGCACTGGCGGCGATGATATTGCCCAGGCGCTGGCGCTGATCGGCGTCAAGCCGCTTTGGGACAACGCCTCGCGCCGGGTGACCGGTTATGAGATCATTCCCCAGGCGATTTTGGGTCGCCCGCGTGTCGATGTGACACTGCGGATATCAGGGTTTTTCCGCGACGCCTTTCCAGAACAGATCGCCTTGTTCGACAAGGCGGTGCGGGCGGTTGGCGCCCTCAATGAGGATGCGGCGGATAACCCGATTGCGGCGCGCATCAAGGCCGAAACAGTCTTGTTCCAGCAACAGGGGCTTGACGAAAAGACCGCCAGCCGTCGGGCGGGCTACCGGGTATTCGGCTCGAAACCCGGCGCTTACGGAGCGGGCCTGCAAGCCTTGATCGACGAAAAGGGCTGGGAGCGCCGGGCCGATCTGGCCGAGGCCTACCTGATCTGGGGCGCTTACGCTTACGGTGCGGGTGAAGAAGGCAGGGCTGAGCGAGGCCTGTTCGAAGAGCGTTTGCAGGGCGTGCAGGCCGTGGTGCAAAACCAGGACAATCGCGAGCATGATCTGCTGGATAGCGACGATTACTATCAATTCGAGGGCGGCATGACGGCAGCGGTCGAGCAACTTTCGGGTCGCAGGCCAACCGTCTATCACAACGACCATTCCCGACCGGAAAAGCCTGTCATCCGCACGCTGGAGGAAGAGATTGGCCGGGTGGTGCGCGCCCGCGTCGTCAATCCGAAATGGATCGAGGGCGTGATGCGTCACGGCTATAAGGGCGCGTTCGAAATTGCCGCGACGGTGGATTATCTGTTCGCCTTTGCCGCCACCACCGGCGCTGTGCGCCAGCCGCATTTCGAAGCTGTTTACCGTGCTTTTATTGGCGATGACCGGGTGCGGGCTTTCATGGCTGACAAAAATCCGGCAGCGCTGAAGGAAATGTCGCAGCGGCTACTGGAAGCCATAGAGCGTGGCCTCTGGACGCCGCGCAGCAATTCGGCGAGATATCATCTATCCCAGATTTCTGACGCCCAGATTTTACAGACGATCCAATTGGAGAATGCCCTATGA
- the cobO gene encoding cob(I)yrinic acid a,c-diamide adenosyltransferase — MTETVDSGPVAAPSDDLARHAEKMAKKKAARDKIMATKTGEKGLIIVHTGKGKGKSSAAFGMIFRHIAHGKKCAVVQFIKGAMSTGERDLILRHFSDLCAFHTMGEGFTWETQDKARDMAMARAAWDKAKELIRDPANSMVLLDEINIAIRYDYIDLAEVVAFLSEEKPPMTHVVLTGRNAKDELIEIADLVTEMELVKHPFRSGIKAQLGVEF; from the coding sequence ATGACCGAAACCGTCGATAGCGGACCCGTTGCAGCACCATCGGACGATCTTGCCCGCCACGCCGAGAAAATGGCGAAGAAAAAGGCGGCGCGCGACAAGATCATGGCGACCAAGACCGGGGAAAAGGGCCTGATCATCGTCCATACCGGCAAGGGCAAGGGTAAGTCCTCGGCAGCCTTCGGGATGATTTTCCGCCATATCGCCCATGGCAAAAAATGCGCTGTGGTGCAGTTCATCAAGGGGGCGATGTCAACAGGCGAACGCGACCTGATCCTGCGACATTTTTCCGACCTCTGCGCCTTCCACACCATGGGCGAGGGCTTTACCTGGGAAACCCAGGACAAGGCCCGCGACATGGCCATGGCCAGAGCTGCCTGGGACAAGGCCAAGGAACTGATCCGCGATCCCGCCAACAGCATGGTGCTGCTCGACGAAATCAATATCGCCATCCGCTACGACTACATCGATCTGGCCGAAGTCGTCGCCTTCCTGTCGGAAGAAAAGCCGCCCATGACCCACGTGGTGCTAACGGGCCGCAATGCCAAGGATGAGCTGATCGAAATTGCCGATTTGGTGACGGAAATGGAGCTGGTCAAACACCCATTCCGCTCTGGCATCAAGGCTCAGCTGGGTGTGGAATTCTGA
- a CDS encoding TSUP family transporter: MTDIAIQALIFLFFAAFIAGFVDAIAGGGGLITIPAMLIAGIPPLETLGTNKLQGMFGSASATIAYSRKGHVNLKKQLPMAAMSVLGGAIGAVIATYVPGDVLKALMPFLLVAIAAYFALKPNISDVDSHQRMTPFLFGLTLAPLIAIYDGVFGPGTGSFLMLAFVSLAGFGMLKATAHTKLLNFGSNVGAFLVFVFNGVVLWKIGIVMGIGQFLGAQTGSKLAMKSGAKIIKPLLIVTCIGLAIKLLLDPTNPVRVWMGI, encoded by the coding sequence ATGACCGATATTGCCATCCAAGCCCTGATCTTCCTGTTTTTTGCCGCCTTTATCGCAGGTTTTGTTGATGCGATTGCCGGTGGTGGTGGCCTCATTACCATTCCAGCCATGCTGATTGCCGGTATTCCCCCACTGGAAACACTGGGCACCAACAAATTGCAGGGCATGTTCGGCTCGGCCTCTGCCACCATCGCCTATAGCCGCAAGGGCCACGTCAATCTGAAAAAACAATTGCCGATGGCCGCCATGTCGGTACTGGGCGGCGCGATTGGCGCTGTCATCGCGACCTATGTGCCGGGCGATGTACTAAAAGCGCTGATGCCGTTTCTGCTGGTGGCAATTGCCGCTTATTTTGCCCTGAAGCCAAATATTTCCGACGTCGATAGCCATCAGCGGATGACGCCTTTCCTGTTCGGCCTGACGCTTGCCCCGCTGATCGCCATTTATGATGGCGTTTTCGGCCCCGGAACCGGCTCCTTCCTGATGCTGGCCTTCGTTTCGCTTGCTGGTTTTGGCATGCTGAAGGCCACCGCTCACACAAAACTGCTGAATTTCGGCTCCAATGTCGGCGCGTTCCTGGTCTTCGTCTTCAACGGCGTGGTTTTATGGAAAATCGGCATTGTCATGGGCATCGGTCAGTTCCTGGGCGCCCAGACCGGCTCGAAACTGGCAATGAAAAGCGGCGCCAAAATCATCAAACCGCTGCTGATCGTCACCTGCATCGGGTTAGCAATAAAGCTGCTGCTGGACCCGACCAATCCCGTGCGGGTGTGGATGGGGATTTAA
- a CDS encoding sirohydrochlorin chelatase → MAEKLGIMVCGHGSRNQNAAREFAVIAEGLKARNPDLPVEYGYLEFCNPVISAGLDSLREKGVTRVLAVPGMLFAAGHAKNDIPSVLNTYQAQNPGMVINYGRELGIDLKMIRAAGDRIQAAVDEANAQLGVIDKHDTLLMVVGRGSSDPDANSNATKVMRMLWEGMGFGWGETCYSGVTFPLVEPGLTHAAKLGYKRIIVFPYFLFTGVLVKRIYSYTDEVAARHPDIQFVKASYLNDHPLVLDAFQDRVREILEGAAVMNCQMCKYREQVLGFEADIGQPQESHHHHVEGIGGGLEDCPCKGDCDASCRDQAFCLQHGLPWTPVHSHADPAPLQPAFDYGASTTLGGKYGHLLNASPDAGLEAVMNAPSSGKAHVHEHGPDCGCGHDHSHDHHGHAHGNHDHTHDHGHDHHHDHGHAHSHTHAPYPHADHPLGPKSMKKT, encoded by the coding sequence ATGGCAGAAAAACTCGGAATCATGGTTTGCGGACATGGCAGCCGCAACCAGAATGCGGCGCGCGAATTCGCTGTCATCGCCGAAGGGCTGAAAGCGCGCAATCCCGACCTGCCGGTCGAATACGGCTATCTGGAATTCTGCAATCCAGTGATCTCGGCAGGTCTCGACAGCTTGCGGGAAAAAGGCGTCACCCGGGTTCTGGCGGTGCCGGGCATGCTGTTTGCCGCGGGCCATGCCAAGAACGATATTCCCTCGGTGCTGAATACCTATCAGGCGCAGAACCCCGGCATGGTGATCAATTACGGTCGCGAGCTTGGCATCGACCTGAAGATGATCCGCGCTGCCGGTGACCGCATCCAGGCAGCAGTAGATGAGGCGAATGCGCAACTGGGTGTCATCGATAAGCATGACACGCTGCTGATGGTGGTCGGGCGCGGCTCATCCGATCCCGATGCCAATTCCAACGCCACCAAGGTGATGCGGATGCTGTGGGAAGGCATGGGCTTCGGCTGGGGCGAAACCTGTTATTCCGGCGTGACCTTTCCGCTGGTCGAGCCGGGCCTGACCCATGCCGCCAAGCTGGGCTACAAGCGCATCATCGTCTTTCCCTATTTCCTATTTACCGGCGTGCTGGTGAAACGGATCTACAGCTATACCGACGAAGTGGCGGCCCGCCATCCGGATATCCAGTTCGTCAAGGCCAGCTATCTCAATGATCATCCGCTGGTGCTGGATGCCTTTCAGGATCGGGTACGCGAAATCCTCGAAGGCGCGGCGGTGATGAACTGTCAGATGTGCAAATACCGCGAACAGGTTCTGGGCTTCGAGGCCGATATCGGCCAGCCGCAGGAAAGCCACCACCACCATGTCGAGGGCATTGGCGGCGGGCTGGAAGACTGTCCGTGCAAGGGCGATTGCGACGCCTCCTGCCGCGATCAGGCGTTCTGTCTTCAGCATGGCCTGCCGTGGACGCCGGTGCATAGCCATGCCGATCCGGCCCCACTGCAACCGGCTTTCGACTACGGCGCATCGACAACGCTTGGCGGCAAATACGGGCATTTGTTGAATGCCAGCCCCGATGCCGGGCTGGAAGCAGTGATGAATGCGCCGTCCAGCGGCAAGGCGCATGTCCACGAGCATGGGCCGGATTGCGGCTGTGGTCATGATCATAGCCATGACCACCATGGTCACGCGCATGGAAATCATGATCACACGCACGACCACGGGCATGACCACCATCACGACCATGGACACGCGCACAGCCATACCCATGCGCCTTACCCCCATGCGGATCATCCGCTCGGGCCAAAATCCATGAAGAAGACCTGA
- a CDS encoding precorrin-8X methylmutase has protein sequence MPALDYIRQPAEIYRQSFETIRREANLDRFPVSLQPLVIRLIHACGMIDLADDIVFSQGAFEAGASALAAGAPILCDAEMVRHGVIRSLLPAENEVVCLINDVRVRPLAAWAGNTRSAAQVNLWAGQLEGAVVAIGNAPTALFRLLELLDQGAPKPALILGLPVGFVGAAESKAELAANSRGVPFIAVQGRRGGSAMASAAVNALAGGLGAND, from the coding sequence ATCCCAGCGCTCGACTATATCCGCCAGCCAGCCGAGATTTACCGCCAGTCCTTCGAGACTATCCGGCGCGAGGCCAATCTTGACCGGTTTCCTGTCTCCCTGCAGCCTCTGGTGATCCGTTTGATCCATGCCTGCGGCATGATCGATTTGGCTGATGACATCGTGTTTTCGCAGGGTGCCTTCGAGGCAGGCGCTTCGGCACTTGCCGCCGGTGCGCCAATTCTCTGCGATGCGGAAATGGTCCGGCACGGTGTTATCCGCAGTCTTCTTCCCGCGGAAAACGAAGTGGTCTGCCTGATCAATGATGTCAGGGTGCGGCCGCTGGCCGCCTGGGCAGGCAATACCCGTTCGGCAGCGCAGGTCAATCTTTGGGCTGGTCAGCTGGAAGGCGCGGTCGTGGCCATCGGCAATGCACCGACAGCGCTGTTTCGCCTCCTGGAACTGCTGGATCAAGGTGCGCCGAAGCCGGCATTGATCCTCGGTCTGCCGGTCGGCTTTGTCGGGGCCGCCGAAAGCAAGGCTGAGCTTGCTGCCAACAGCCGGGGCGTGCCGTTCATTGCCGTTCAAGGCCGGCGAGGCGGTTCTGCCATGGCATCGGCTGCGGTCAATGCGCTGGCGGGAGGGCTCGGCGCCAATGACTGA
- the cbiE gene encoding precorrin-6y C5,15-methyltransferase (decarboxylating) subunit CbiE — protein sequence MTEASSDPWLTIIGIGDGGLAGLTPQQLGHLGEAQVLVLGERLEHAVADAIPNVRRILTWGAGFRETLDQLLALRGTPVVVVATGDPMHFGIGATLRRYLAPEEMRVLPSPSAFSLAAARLGWPLQSVAQISLHGRPLSYLNRHVLPGARILALTSNAETVFEVADLLVRRGFGASMLHVLEHMGGALERILHVTAQDLLAKLPGIADFNTLAVDCAGSGMLLSPVPGLPDDAFRHDGQLTKREVRAVTLAHLAPFPNALLWDVGAGCGSIAIEWLRAGMGTRAIAIEPKPERLAMMRDNVETLGVPDLEIVEAEAPAGLVKLDPPDVIFIGGGITAERLFDACWQALKPGGRLVANAVTLEGEAQLVALRSLHGGEMSRISVSRAAPVGRFCGWKSLMPVTTWSVSK from the coding sequence ATGACTGAGGCCTCCAGCGATCCGTGGCTGACCATTATCGGCATTGGTGATGGCGGTCTTGCCGGCCTGACGCCGCAACAGCTTGGCCATCTCGGCGAAGCGCAAGTGCTGGTGCTGGGTGAGCGGTTGGAACATGCGGTGGCAGATGCCATTCCCAATGTGCGGCGCATCCTCACCTGGGGGGCCGGTTTTCGCGAAACGCTGGATCAGCTCCTGGCACTGCGCGGCACCCCGGTCGTGGTGGTGGCAACCGGCGATCCCATGCATTTCGGCATAGGTGCTACGCTGCGGCGCTATCTGGCGCCGGAAGAAATGCGGGTCCTGCCCAGCCCCTCGGCCTTTTCGCTGGCCGCTGCCCGGCTGGGTTGGCCCTTGCAAAGCGTGGCGCAGATTTCGCTGCATGGCCGCCCGCTGTCCTACCTCAACCGGCATGTGCTGCCGGGTGCGCGCATCCTCGCGCTGACCTCCAATGCTGAAACGGTTTTCGAGGTTGCCGACCTGTTGGTGCGGCGCGGTTTTGGGGCCTCCATGCTGCATGTGCTGGAGCATATGGGGGGCGCGCTGGAGCGCATCCTGCATGTCACCGCGCAGGACCTGCTGGCGAAGCTGCCGGGTATTGCGGATTTCAACACGCTGGCCGTGGATTGCGCCGGTTCTGGAATGCTGCTGTCGCCGGTGCCGGGCCTGCCGGACGATGCCTTTCGCCACGATGGGCAATTGACCAAGCGTGAGGTAAGGGCGGTAACACTTGCGCATCTGGCGCCGTTTCCCAACGCTTTGCTCTGGGATGTGGGTGCCGGTTGCGGCTCTATCGCCATCGAATGGCTGCGCGCTGGCATGGGCACTCGTGCTATCGCAATCGAGCCGAAGCCGGAGCGGCTGGCGATGATGCGCGACAATGTCGAGACGCTTGGCGTGCCGGATCTGGAGATTGTCGAGGCCGAAGCACCGGCGGGATTGGTGAAGCTTGATCCGCCGGATGTGATTTTCATCGGTGGCGGCATCACAGCCGAAAGGCTGTTCGACGCCTGCTGGCAGGCGTTGAAGCCCGGCGGGCGGCTGGTCGCCAATGCCGTGACGCTGGAAGGCGAGGCACAGCTTGTGGCGTTGCGCAGCCTGCATGGCGGTGAGATGAGCCGGATTTCCGTGTCGCGTGCAGCACCCGTCGGTCGGTTCTGCGGCTGGAAATCGCTGATGCCGGTGACAACGTGGAGTGTTTCCAAATGA